The stretch of DNA GCACTGGTCGAGCCGCACCTGCTCGGAGAGCTCGCCGATGGGCAGGGTGTTGTGGACGACGGTGTCGGGACGCGCCACGTAAGGCCCGAGCGCGTCGAGGTCCACGCGCCGCACCTCGACGTAGCGCGCGTCGGGGTCGGGCCACGTCGGGTGGAAGGGCAAGGTGGTCCGGGACTTGACGTGGCTCAGCAGCACGTCGTCGGGCGGCCACAGGGCGAACTCCGCGCTGACCTCCGCGCACATGGTGGAGAGCGTGCGCCGGGCGTCGAGGGAGAGGGAGCCGAGGGCGGGCCCCCCGAACTCGACGTTCAGAGTGGCGTGCGAGCCCCACCGGCCCGCGATGTGGAAGAAGACGTCCTTGGCGGTCACCCAGGGCGCGAGCGTGCCGTGGAGCTCGTACTTGACCGTCGGCCCCACCTGGAACCACGTCTCGCCCTTGGCGAGGACGTAGGTCAGCTCGGGGGCGCCGATGCCGCGGGCGCAGCAGTTGAGGGCGCCGCCGCTGCAGGTGTGGGAGTCGATGCAGACCAGGACAGTGCCGGGGCGGGCGTAGGCCTCGTCGGCCGCCACCTGGTGGGCGATGCCCTGCGACGGCCCCACGTCGTGGAACCGCGCGATGCCGTACTCCCTGACGAAGCGCCGCCCCGTCTGGAGGGCCTGCGCCGACTGGACGTCCTTGGGCGGCACCACGTGGTCGTGGATCACCACCACCTTCTCGGGATCCCACACCCGCGTCGGCCACCGCCACAGTCCCGGGTAGAAGCCCATGTCGATGACGACGGCGGTGTCCACCTTCACGACCACGATCTCGCCTGGGCTCACGCCCTCCCGCCCCGACGCCCGCGCCAGGATCTTCTCCGCGATGGTCATGCCCATCAGCTCGTCCTCTCCTCTCCGCTCCGCTCCGGGTTCCGTCCTTCGCCCCCGGCTGGGACCCCCGCGACTCCTCCTCGATCTCCTCCGGGGGCCTCACCGCGACGCGGGCGCGACGGGTGCGATCGCGCGCACCACGGCCTGGCGGCTCCACTCCATGTGCCGCCGCATGGCGGCCTCCGCGCGCTCGGCGTCCCGGGCGGCGAGCGCGGCCAGGATCCGCGCGTGGTGCCGCTGGGAGGTCGCGATGTCGATGGCGTCGAGCGCCGACACGAACTGGTGGCCGATCATGGGCGTGTTGAGCCGCGTGAGGACCGCGCACAGCGTGCGGTTGCCCGCCATCTCGGCGAGCGTGTGGTGGAAGCGGTGGTTCAGCCGGACGAGCTGGACGCGATCGCGGCCTGGGGTCAGGCGCTCCGCCTCCGCGTAGACCCCGCGCAGCACGGCGAGCAGTTCGCGGGGCCCGGTGGCAGCCAGGCGCGCGGCCACGGTCTCCAGCGCCTCCCGCACGACGTAGAGCTCGTCGACGTCCCGGTGAGTGAGCCGGCGCACGCGGGCGCCCCGATGCGAGGCCAGCTCCACCAGGTCGTCGGCGGAAAGCCGCCGGAGCGCCTCGCGCGCGGTGCCGCGGCTCACGCCGTGCGCGGCCGTCAGCTCCGCCTCCACCAGATGCATGCCGGGCAGGATCTCCCCGCCCACGATGCGGTCGCGGAGGGCCTGGTACACGCGCTCGACGGTGAGGGCCCGCGGCGGAGGTGCCACGGCGACAGCCGTCCGCCTCCGCGACCCTCCGCTGCCCCGCCGAGCGCCGTCTGACTTCATTGTCGGACGATATTATCCGACAATTCTCGCCTGCGCCAGCTGCCGTCCATGAGACGCCCGGCCCTCCCGGCCACTGCCAGCACTGAGGGCGCGCGAGCGGCACCTCGAGCGGTCCAGCGGCCGGAGCGTCGGCATCGCTCCGGGGGCCCTGCCTTCTCCCTGGCATCGACCCTGTCGAAGGGACGCGCGACGCTCACTCCGGCTGCGACTGCAGGAGACGGAAGAGCGAGCGGCGCGCCAGGAGGTCGGCGCTGACCATGCCCTGCACGACGTTCCCGGCCACGACGGGCATGGCCGAGATGTCGTGGTGCTCGAGCTTGCGCACCATGTCCAGGATGCCGTCTTCCGGGGCGACCGCGATGACCTGGCGGGTCATGATCTCCGTGACGGCCTCGCCGGGGGGCGCCCCCTGGGCCGTGGCGCGCGTGACGTCCCACTCCGTGACCACACCCACCAGGTCGCCCCGGGGACCGACGACCGCCGCGATGGGGCAGTTGGCGTCCAGCAGCGTGGCCGCCGCATCGCGGAACGTGCAGGTCACGGCCACGGTGGGGATGGGCTCCATGAGGTCGGCGGCGGTGCGGCCGCTCTCCCGGGCCGCGATGCGCCGGACGCTGATGCGCTCGGCGGCCTCGCACGGCAGCATGTCGGCGTCCGACACCAGGAGATCCACCAGCTCGCGCATGTTGGCGCGGATGGCGTCTTCCCGGTGCGCTTCGCCGGCCGCTCGCCGCCGCTCGGCCAGCGCCTCGAAGTCGGCGGCGTGCTCCGCGAGCCAGCGCTCCACGGCGCGGCGGTCGCCGAGCATGGGTGCGGGGATCCGCAGGCTCTCGGGTGTCGGGATGAGCAGCTCCTGGGCGGCGAAGATCACGCCCCCCGAGTTCACGAGATAGTCGGTGGCGATGAGCACGCCGCGCTGGCGGTAGACGGCCCGCTCCATGCGGGCCCGCGCGGCCTTCCGCGCGGGATCCGGGGAGTAGGTGTTGGCCCCCTCCACGCACACCGCCCATCGTCCCATCCGGTCCACCGTCATGGACGGTTGCGAGGCGGGATCGGTGTCGAGGTAGTTGGCGACGGGGGCGGCCGGGATGAGACAGAAGGCGTTCTCGCGCAGCAGGTCGTCGGGGGAGCTCGAGTACTTGGTCCGGAGCGGGCGGCGGCTCCCGACCCCGCCCCGGGCCATCGTCATCTGCTCGAGGAACCACGAGTGCGTCACCACGCCCTCGGCCGGCCAGCGGCTGAACAGCGCGTCCACTGGCAGTCCGCCCTCGTCGTACAGGTAGCCAGCGGCGTCGCTGATGCCGACGACCCGCGCCCCCGGCAGCCGCTCTCCGAGCATGCGAGCGGCGTGGGCGCCGACAGCGCCGAAGCCCTGGACCAGCACAGTGAACGCCTCGAGGGGCGGCAGCCGGAGACCGGCGAACTGGGGCAGTGCGCGGAGACGGGGCATCTCCTCGAGCAGCGCCTGGAGCGCGATGACGACACCGCCGGCGGCCGCGCCCAGCTGGTCGATCCGGTTGCCACCCATGTCGGCCGGCTTGGAGAGCACGCTGTCGAGCCCGTTCTCGATGGCGACCGTCTTCATGTCGGCGTCGTTGGTGCCCACGTCCGGCCCGGGCAGGTAGAGGTCGCGATACCGCGCCAGCAGCCGCGCGAAGCCCCGCACCACCTCCGCGTGTGCCTCCGGGGGGAGATCGTCTCCGGGAACGATGCCCGACTTGCCCCCGCCGAAGGGCAGGTGCGCCGCGGCATTCTTGAGGGTCATGCCGCGCGCGAGGTTGTGGATGCGGTCGGGCGTGAGGTCGGGCAGCATCCGGATGCCGCCCATGGAGGGCCGGCCCATGGCCAGGTTGTCCACGACCAGGTAGCCGCCGATTTCCAGCG from Candidatus Rokuibacteriota bacterium encodes:
- a CDS encoding 3-isopropylmalate dehydratase large subunit — translated: MGMTIAEKILARASGREGVSPGEIVVVKVDTAVVIDMGFYPGLWRWPTRVWDPEKVVVIHDHVVPPKDVQSAQALQTGRRFVREYGIARFHDVGPSQGIAHQVAADEAYARPGTVLVCIDSHTCSGGALNCCARGIGAPELTYVLAKGETWFQVGPTVKYELHGTLAPWVTAKDVFFHIAGRWGSHATLNVEFGGPALGSLSLDARRTLSTMCAEVSAEFALWPPDDVLLSHVKSRTTLPFHPTWPDPDARYVEVRRVDLDALGPYVARPDTVVHNTLPIGELSEQVRLDQCFVGSCANGTLDDLATVAAVVRGKQVAPGVRFIVTPGSQRIYREAARLGIVNTLIQAGALVTTSACGACAGLDFGALGPGEVCLTASTRNFKGRMGHPDARIWMGSPATVAASALTGYITDPRAVGGGARA
- a CDS encoding GntR family transcriptional regulator, with the protein product MAPPPRALTVERVYQALRDRIVGGEILPGMHLVEAELTAAHGVSRGTAREALRRLSADDLVELASHRGARVRRLTHRDVDELYVVREALETVAARLAATGPRELLAVLRGVYAEAERLTPGRDRVQLVRLNHRFHHTLAEMAGNRTLCAVLTRLNTPMIGHQFVSALDAIDIATSQRHHARILAALAARDAERAEAAMRRHMEWSRQAVVRAIAPVAPASR
- a CDS encoding CBS domain-containing protein, with amino-acid sequence MIPKAMAAFLAERLPERALENRLVRDGGLCFVEFGSTDVDRLARLGVEVDPLGPQLVVCMWDETATLEIGGYLVVDNLAMGRPSMGGIRMLPDLTPDRIHNLARGMTLKNAAAHLPFGGGKSGIVPGDDLPPEAHAEVVRGFARLLARYRDLYLPGPDVGTNDADMKTVAIENGLDSVLSKPADMGGNRIDQLGAAAGGVVIALQALLEEMPRLRALPQFAGLRLPPLEAFTVLVQGFGAVGAHAARMLGERLPGARVVGISDAAGYLYDEGGLPVDALFSRWPAEGVVTHSWFLEQMTMARGGVGSRRPLRTKYSSSPDDLLRENAFCLIPAAPVANYLDTDPASQPSMTVDRMGRWAVCVEGANTYSPDPARKAARARMERAVYRQRGVLIATDYLVNSGGVIFAAQELLIPTPESLRIPAPMLGDRRAVERWLAEHAADFEALAERRRAAGEAHREDAIRANMRELVDLLVSDADMLPCEAAERISVRRIAARESGRTAADLMEPIPTVAVTCTFRDAAATLLDANCPIAAVVGPRGDLVGVVTEWDVTRATAQGAPPGEAVTEIMTRQVIAVAPEDGILDMVRKLEHHDISAMPVVAGNVVQGMVSADLLARRSLFRLLQSQPE